From Curtobacterium sp. SGAir0471, the proteins below share one genomic window:
- a CDS encoding MMPL family transporter gives MAGLLYRLGRFSARRHWLVIIAWIVIMGIAGLTYSLFAGTISSSITIPNTKTSQVQDELADKFPSANGGNGTLVFETTDGKAFTAAQKADVKDFLDGIADLDGVKEVRDGFTTQDQLDEQRQKIVDGRQQIQDGQAQIDQQKAQLESGKQQIEQAQTQLDQQKAQAEAQAQAAGAAAANSAAAQAGQQQLEQAQAQIDAQQQQLTSGQEQLEQAQQKLDDQEQQLEQGSDLLDLSKDIRFVSSNGEASIGTVQFTKSTFEVPQETKQEISDRAESAKIDGVDVYVSNDIAQGVPSILGPGEIVGVIIAALVLFLMLRTVIGAAIPLLSAVLGVGVASLAALSFSSLVEFISVTPVLGVMLGLAVGIDYSLFILNRHRTQLKAGMGVHESIGLANGTSGNAVVFAGTTVIVALLALNITGIPFLGLMGTVGAVAVLFAILIATSFTPALLSLLGMRILRKKERQQIGRTGSVQVPNKPMSTWRAVVTLVAGVAVLGTIALPATQMRLGLPTGASEATDSSQYKAYKALEDEFGAGQNGPLLVVADLPKAIAKDDVTATEVTIGQALARNDDVEAVLPIGASSDRDIIAFQVKPAGGPDSVSTETLVKDLREQTVKTDDGTVTLGVAGNASANIDVSEKLANVLPLYLVVVVGLSLIILIVVFRSFLVPITATAGFILSVLASFGGLTAIYQFGWLGSVFGVHDPAPILSFLPIIEIGILFGLAMDYQLFLVSGMREAYAHGAPAKVAVQRGLHAGRAVVTAAAIIMISVFAGFIFSESSTIKPIGFGLAFGVLVDAFVVRMLLIPAVMHLLGKSAWWIPKWLDRILPDVDVEGAKLERSHPGDDRGHRGAHDVAGAAAGEHRGSHAVAGTAAGEHRGSHAADVEPDANPHEGHTPTHRA, from the coding sequence ATGGCCGGTCTCCTCTACCGTCTCGGACGGTTCTCCGCACGACGCCACTGGCTGGTGATCATCGCGTGGATCGTCATCATGGGCATCGCGGGGCTCACCTACAGCCTGTTCGCGGGCACGATCTCCTCGTCGATCACGATCCCGAACACCAAGACGAGCCAGGTGCAGGACGAGCTGGCGGACAAGTTCCCGTCGGCGAACGGCGGCAACGGCACGCTCGTGTTCGAGACGACCGACGGGAAGGCGTTCACGGCGGCGCAGAAAGCCGACGTCAAGGACTTCCTCGACGGCATCGCCGACCTCGACGGGGTGAAGGAGGTCCGCGACGGCTTCACCACGCAGGACCAGCTCGACGAACAGCGGCAGAAGATCGTCGACGGTCGCCAGCAGATCCAGGACGGTCAGGCGCAGATCGACCAGCAGAAGGCGCAGCTGGAGTCCGGCAAGCAGCAGATCGAGCAGGCGCAGACGCAGCTCGACCAGCAGAAGGCCCAGGCCGAGGCGCAGGCGCAGGCCGCCGGAGCCGCCGCTGCGAACAGTGCGGCCGCGCAGGCCGGTCAGCAGCAGCTCGAGCAGGCACAGGCGCAGATCGACGCACAGCAGCAGCAGCTCACCTCGGGTCAGGAGCAGCTCGAGCAGGCCCAGCAGAAGCTGGACGACCAGGAGCAGCAGCTCGAGCAGGGGTCCGACCTGCTCGACCTGTCGAAGGACATCCGCTTCGTGTCGTCGAACGGCGAGGCCTCGATCGGCACCGTGCAGTTCACGAAGTCCACGTTCGAGGTGCCGCAGGAGACCAAGCAGGAGATCTCCGACCGCGCCGAGAGCGCGAAGATCGACGGCGTCGACGTGTACGTCTCGAACGACATCGCCCAGGGCGTCCCCTCGATCCTCGGCCCGGGCGAGATCGTCGGCGTCATCATCGCCGCGCTCGTGCTCTTCCTGATGCTCCGCACCGTCATCGGCGCCGCGATCCCGCTGCTGTCCGCCGTGCTCGGCGTCGGCGTGGCATCGCTCGCCGCCCTGTCGTTCTCGAGCCTGGTCGAGTTCATCTCGGTCACGCCGGTGCTGGGGGTGATGCTCGGCCTGGCGGTCGGCATCGACTACTCGCTCTTCATCCTCAACCGCCACCGGACCCAGCTCAAGGCCGGCATGGGCGTCCACGAGTCCATCGGTCTCGCGAACGGCACCTCGGGCAACGCCGTGGTCTTCGCGGGCACGACCGTGATCGTGGCCCTGCTCGCGCTCAACATCACCGGCATCCCGTTCCTCGGCCTGATGGGCACCGTCGGCGCGGTCGCCGTCCTGTTCGCGATCCTCATCGCAACGTCGTTCACCCCGGCGCTGCTGTCCCTGCTCGGCATGCGCATCCTGCGGAAGAAGGAGCGGCAGCAGATCGGCCGTACCGGCTCCGTGCAGGTCCCGAACAAGCCGATGTCGACCTGGCGCGCAGTCGTCACGCTCGTCGCCGGGGTCGCGGTGCTCGGCACGATCGCCCTGCCCGCCACCCAGATGCGCCTCGGCCTCCCGACCGGCGCGTCCGAGGCGACCGACTCCTCGCAGTACAAGGCGTACAAGGCGCTCGAGGACGAGTTCGGCGCCGGCCAGAACGGCCCGCTGCTCGTCGTGGCCGACCTGCCGAAGGCGATCGCCAAGGACGACGTCACGGCGACCGAGGTCACCATCGGCCAGGCGCTCGCGAGGAACGACGACGTCGAGGCCGTGCTGCCGATCGGCGCCTCGTCCGACCGTGACATCATCGCCTTCCAGGTCAAGCCCGCGGGCGGCCCGGACAGCGTCTCGACCGAGACCCTGGTCAAGGACCTGCGCGAGCAGACCGTGAAGACCGACGACGGCACGGTGACGCTCGGCGTCGCCGGCAACGCGAGCGCGAACATCGACGTGTCGGAGAAGCTCGCGAACGTGCTGCCGCTCTACCTCGTCGTGGTCGTCGGCCTGTCGCTGATCATCCTCATCGTGGTGTTCCGGTCGTTCCTCGTGCCGATCACCGCGACGGCCGGGTTCATCCTGTCCGTGCTCGCGTCGTTCGGCGGTCTGACCGCGATCTACCAGTTCGGCTGGCTCGGCTCCGTGTTCGGCGTGCACGACCCCGCACCGATCCTGAGCTTCCTGCCCATCATCGAGATCGGCATCCTGTTCGGGCTCGCGATGGACTACCAGCTCTTCCTGGTGTCGGGCATGCGCGAGGCCTACGCCCACGGCGCCCCGGCGAAGGTCGCGGTCCAGCGCGGTCTGCACGCCGGACGCGCGGTGGTCACGGCTGCGGCGATCATCATGATCTCGGTGTTCGCGGGCTTCATCTTCTCGGAGTCCTCGACCATCAAGCCGATCGGCTTCGGGCTCGCATTCGGTGTCCTCGTCGACGCCTTCGTCGTCCGGATGCTGCTCATCCCGGCGGTCATGCACCTGCTCGGGAAGAGCGCGTGGTGGATCCCGAAGTGGCTCGACCGGATCCTGCCGGACGTCGATGTCGAGGGCGCCAAGCTCGAGCGCTCGCACCCGGGCGACGACCGCGGCCACCGCGGCGCGCACGACGTCGCCGGTGCGGCGGCCGGGGAGCACCGCGGGTCGCACGCCGTCGCCGGTACGGCGGCCGGGGAGCACCGCGGATCGCACGCCGCGGACGTCGAGCCCGACGCGAACCCGCACGAGGGACACACGCCGACGCACCGCGCGTAG
- a CDS encoding MarR family winged helix-turn-helix transcriptional regulator — translation MTATDVDPLALDRQLCFALAATSRSVIGLYRDLLDPMGLTHPQYLVMLALWEHDPRSVREIAAELRLDSATLSPLLKRLEASGYVRRQRSTADERQLEVSLTTAGRALRDRARAVPVAVADRLGWPLERLERLKDDLTDLLGRVDALD, via the coding sequence ATGACCGCGACCGACGTCGACCCCCTCGCCCTCGACCGGCAGCTCTGCTTCGCCCTGGCCGCGACGAGCCGCAGCGTCATCGGGCTGTACCGCGACCTGCTCGACCCGATGGGCCTGACGCACCCGCAGTACCTCGTCATGCTCGCCCTGTGGGAGCACGACCCGCGCTCGGTGCGCGAGATCGCCGCGGAGCTCCGGCTCGACTCCGCCACGCTGAGCCCGCTGCTCAAGCGACTCGAGGCCTCCGGCTACGTCCGACGCCAGCGCAGCACCGCCGACGAGCGGCAGCTCGAGGTGTCGCTCACGACCGCCGGGCGAGCGCTCCGCGACCGAGCCCGCGCGGTCCCCGTCGCCGTGGCCGATCGACTCGGTTGGCCGCTCGAACGACTCGAGCGGCTGAAGGACGACCTCACCGACCTGCTCGGTCGCGTCGACGCCCTCGACTGA
- a CDS encoding Trm112 family protein — protein sequence MGRFGSWYDRWNRALIEKMGPSQIGAGHAEGVDDRSVDRPCPICRQPLSQHRVIRPEGQVRSSTLVCPGR from the coding sequence ATGGGTCGCTTCGGCAGCTGGTACGACCGCTGGAACCGCGCGCTCATCGAGAAGATGGGCCCGTCGCAGATCGGCGCCGGGCACGCCGAGGGCGTCGACGACCGCTCGGTGGACCGACCCTGCCCGATCTGCCGGCAGCCGCTCTCGCAGCACCGTGTGATCCGACCCGAGGGCCAGGTCCGTTCCAGCACCCTGGTGTGCCCCGGTCGCTGA
- a CDS encoding alkene reductase, producing MKLFEAADLGALHLRNRIVMAPLTRTRAGEQGIPNDLLVEHYAQRAGLGMIITEGTWPVQEGRSYPGQPGIETDEQIAGWRRVTDAVHERGGTIVMQLMHGGRVSHTDISQTPRIVGPSAIAAPGQTHLADGSKADMPVPHELTTDEVREAVQGFVQAARNAIAAGLDGVEVHGANGYLVHEFLSPVSNTRTDEYGGSPENRARFAVEVTTAIAEAIGADRVGIRLSPQHNIQGVLEEDDADVRATYTAVAEGLAPLGLAFVDVLHAEPGSELVQHVRRTAGAPFIANSGFSSMTTRDEAITLLDGGLADAVAVGRAAIANPDLADRWEQDAPLNEPRPELFYGASAEGYTDYPTLDQVREPVA from the coding sequence GTGAAGCTCTTCGAAGCCGCCGACCTCGGCGCACTCCACCTCCGCAACCGCATCGTCATGGCACCCCTCACCCGGACGCGCGCCGGTGAGCAGGGCATCCCGAACGACCTCCTCGTCGAGCACTACGCGCAGCGCGCCGGCCTCGGCATGATCATCACCGAGGGCACCTGGCCCGTGCAGGAGGGCCGCTCCTACCCCGGGCAGCCCGGCATCGAGACCGACGAGCAGATCGCCGGCTGGCGTCGCGTGACCGACGCCGTGCACGAGCGCGGCGGCACGATCGTCATGCAGCTCATGCACGGCGGTCGGGTCTCGCACACCGACATCTCGCAGACCCCGCGCATCGTCGGCCCCTCGGCGATCGCCGCGCCGGGCCAGACGCACCTGGCCGACGGCTCGAAGGCCGACATGCCCGTGCCGCACGAGCTCACCACCGACGAGGTCCGCGAGGCCGTCCAGGGCTTCGTCCAGGCCGCCCGCAACGCGATCGCCGCCGGGCTCGACGGGGTCGAGGTGCACGGTGCCAACGGGTACCTGGTGCACGAGTTCCTGTCCCCGGTGTCGAACACCCGCACCGACGAGTACGGCGGCTCCCCGGAGAACCGCGCACGCTTCGCCGTCGAGGTCACCACGGCGATCGCCGAGGCGATCGGCGCCGACCGCGTGGGCATCCGTCTCTCGCCGCAGCACAACATCCAGGGTGTGCTCGAGGAGGACGACGCCGACGTCCGTGCGACCTACACCGCCGTCGCCGAGGGGCTCGCGCCGCTCGGGCTCGCGTTCGTGGACGTCCTGCACGCCGAGCCGGGCAGCGAGCTCGTCCAGCACGTCCGCCGCACGGCGGGTGCCCCGTTCATCGCGAACTCGGGCTTCTCGTCGATGACGACCCGCGACGAGGCGATCACGCTGCTCGACGGCGGTCTCGCCGACGCCGTCGCCGTGGGCCGTGCCGCCATCGCGAACCCGGACCTCGCCGACCGCTGGGAGCAGGACGCGCCGCTCAACGAGCCGCGCCCGGAGCTCTTCTACGGCGCGAGCGCCGAGGGCTACACCGACTACCCGACGCTCGACCAGGTCCGCGAGCCCGTCGCGTAG
- a CDS encoding nucleotidyltransferase family protein — protein MPLPVTGVLLAAGAGRRMGVPKALVRDPGGTPWVELGTRALLDGGCREVVVVLGAAARTAQEFVPDQAEVRSVVAPHWAAGPGGSLAAGLRALDGDTVACVSLVDLPTLPVAVVRRILGSADDPDVLRRAVFGERPGHPVLVGPAHRSALVEAVESDPTDRVAGAWLRRAGVVGVDCADLWDGADRDRASDEAPR, from the coding sequence GTGCCGCTCCCGGTGACCGGCGTCCTGCTGGCCGCGGGCGCCGGGCGGCGGATGGGCGTGCCGAAGGCGCTGGTGCGCGATCCCGGCGGGACCCCGTGGGTCGAGCTGGGCACCCGGGCGCTGCTCGACGGCGGGTGTCGCGAGGTCGTGGTGGTCCTCGGCGCGGCCGCCCGGACGGCCCAGGAGTTCGTGCCGGACCAGGCGGAGGTGCGGAGCGTCGTCGCTCCGCACTGGGCCGCCGGACCCGGAGGCTCGCTCGCGGCCGGCCTCCGGGCGCTCGACGGGGACACCGTGGCGTGCGTCTCGCTCGTCGACCTGCCGACGCTGCCGGTCGCGGTGGTCCGGCGGATCCTGGGGAGCGCTGACGACCCGGACGTGCTGCGACGCGCGGTCTTCGGAGAGCGTCCGGGCCACCCGGTGCTCGTCGGGCCCGCTCACCGCTCCGCACTCGTGGAAGCGGTCGAGTCCGACCCGACGGACCGGGTCGCCGGTGCCTGGCTCCGGCGTGCCGGCGTCGTCGGGGTCGACTGCGCCGACCTGTGGGACGGCGCCGACCGCGACCGCGCGTCCGACGAGGCGCCTCGCTGA